A region from the Desulfitobacterium dehalogenans ATCC 51507 genome encodes:
- the cobI gene encoding precorrin-2 C(20)-methyltransferase has protein sequence MKKDRNEDTNIVNNQISEKAKLYGIGVGPGDPKLITLRAVEILQAIQVVAIPKSKMERESVAWEIAKSHCPSGVSILELEMPMTADESILQAAWHTAAEKIKEELCQGHSVAFLTLGDPSLYSTYSYLLAILRDQLEPDQIETIPGITAMAAAAAQVNWPLATGDEPLVVLPGIEGLEEYEQYPNLVLMKVSRNLPDVLNHIQRTGSQAVLATRVGQAGEDVRLLGPEEVLEKVDYLSLVLCKKPQS, from the coding sequence GTGAAGAAGGATAGGAACGAAGACACAAACATAGTAAACAATCAGATCAGTGAAAAGGCTAAGCTTTACGGAATAGGGGTAGGGCCGGGGGACCCGAAGCTTATTACCTTGCGGGCAGTGGAAATTCTACAAGCTATTCAGGTGGTCGCCATACCCAAGTCCAAGATGGAGCGGGAAAGTGTCGCGTGGGAAATTGCCAAATCACACTGCCCCTCCGGAGTTAGCATTTTAGAGTTAGAAATGCCGATGACCGCTGATGAGAGCATACTTCAAGCTGCTTGGCATACTGCGGCAGAGAAGATTAAGGAGGAGCTCTGTCAGGGGCATTCCGTTGCTTTCCTTACCTTAGGTGATCCTTCCTTATACAGCACTTACAGTTATCTACTTGCTATCTTAAGAGATCAGCTTGAACCGGATCAGATAGAGACCATTCCAGGTATCACGGCTATGGCGGCTGCCGCAGCTCAAGTGAATTGGCCTTTGGCTACGGGAGATGAGCCTTTAGTGGTTTTGCCGGGGATCGAGGGCTTAGAGGAGTATGAGCAATATCCTAATCTTGTCTTAATGAAAGTATCGCGAAATTTGCCGGATGTACTGAATCATATCCAAAGAACCGGGTCACAGGCAGTTTTAGCTACCCGGGTAGGTCAGGCAGGAGAAGACGTTCGCCTGCTTGGCCCGGAGGAAGTGTTGGAAAAAGTGGACTATTTAAGTCTTGTGCTTTGTAAGAAGCCTCAATCTTGA
- a CDS encoding glycosyltransferase family 8 protein, with protein sequence MNILVTLNSNYIIHLIVMLTSLIESNPGEQFTVYVAHSGMSKEDFTRINHAIDTSRCKIEDIKISDKGLSDAPITSRYPKEMYYRIFAVKYLPDHLERILYLDPDLVVINPLKEFYTIDFQGNFFAAASHVKEILKRINHVRLNMAEDSTYVNSGVMMMNLSLLRQEQDIHEVYEYIEGYKHRLFLPDQDVLNGVYSDRTLTVDAKIYNLSERYYVLYNLNPKYWDAKIDLDWVRNNTVIIHYCGRNKPWKENYMGELDVFYKDYAQKVHDKMKDFETTR encoded by the coding sequence ATGAATATTTTAGTCACCCTAAACTCGAATTATATTATACACTTGATCGTCATGCTCACCTCTCTGATTGAGTCCAATCCAGGGGAGCAGTTTACAGTTTATGTGGCTCATTCCGGCATGTCAAAAGAAGACTTTACCCGCATCAATCATGCCATTGACACCTCTCGATGTAAAATTGAAGACATTAAAATTTCCGATAAGGGTTTAAGCGATGCCCCCATTACCAGCCGCTACCCCAAAGAAATGTATTATCGGATTTTCGCTGTCAAATATCTCCCGGATCACCTCGAGCGGATTTTGTACCTGGATCCGGATCTAGTGGTGATAAATCCCTTAAAGGAGTTCTATACCATAGATTTCCAAGGGAATTTCTTCGCGGCGGCCTCCCATGTCAAGGAAATATTGAAAAGGATTAATCATGTCAGGCTTAATATGGCTGAAGACAGCACCTATGTCAATTCGGGGGTTATGATGATGAACTTGTCTCTGCTGCGCCAGGAACAGGATATTCATGAAGTCTATGAATATATTGAGGGATATAAGCATCGCTTATTTCTACCTGACCAAGATGTCCTTAATGGAGTTTATAGTGATAGAACGCTGACTGTGGATGCGAAAATCTATAATCTTAGTGAACGGTATTATGTTCTCTATAACCTGAATCCCAAGTATTGGGATGCGAAGATTGACCTGGATTGGGTCCGCAATAATACCGTGATTATCCATTATTGTGGCCGCAACAAACCCTGGAAGGAAAATTATATGGGGGAATTGGATGTTTTCTATAAAGACTATGCACAAAAGGTTCATGACAAAATGAAGGATTTTGAGACGACGAGGTGA
- the cobJ gene encoding precorrin-3B C(17)-methyltransferase, whose amino-acid sequence MTQRAQSVWKEVDVVAGYKTYIDLIRPWLAEKKVVATGMRQEIDRCREVVEIALEGQAIALVSSGDAGVYGMAGILIECLEEKDALDIPLEIIPGVSAANAASSLLGAPLMHDFAVISLSDLLTPWEVIQKRVKLAAEGDFVMAIYNPKSKGRQDQIEWVRQAVLEYRDPQTPVGIVKEALRGDSQVIITTLAEFTQSPIDMLTTVIIGNSHTRVVGPYMVTPRGYVL is encoded by the coding sequence ATGACTCAACGGGCTCAGTCGGTATGGAAAGAAGTGGATGTGGTCGCCGGATACAAAACCTATATCGATTTGATTCGTCCTTGGCTTGCCGAGAAAAAAGTGGTGGCCACGGGTATGCGGCAAGAAATTGATCGCTGCCGCGAAGTTGTAGAGATCGCTCTGGAGGGTCAGGCCATTGCCTTGGTCAGCAGTGGAGATGCGGGAGTCTATGGTATGGCGGGGATTCTGATAGAATGCCTGGAAGAAAAAGATGCCTTGGATATTCCTTTGGAGATTATCCCTGGGGTAAGTGCTGCCAATGCTGCATCATCCCTGTTAGGAGCGCCTTTGATGCATGATTTTGCGGTCATTAGTCTGAGCGATCTGCTCACGCCCTGGGAAGTTATTCAAAAGCGCGTTAAGCTGGCAGCAGAGGGAGATTTCGTCATGGCCATTTATAATCCAAAGAGTAAAGGCCGTCAGGACCAGATTGAATGGGTTCGTCAAGCAGTACTCGAATATCGAGATCCCCAAACCCCGGTGGGAATTGTAAAGGAAGCGTTGCGTGGTGACTCTCAAGTGATCATCACGACTCTTGCAGAATTTACCCAATCCCCCATTGATATGTTGACCACAGTCATCATCGGCAATTCCCATACCCGTGTCGTAGGCCCCTATATGGTGACTCCGAGGGGATATGTTTTATGA
- the cobM gene encoding precorrin-4 C(11)-methyltransferase — translation MAENINPVLFVGAGPGDPDLITLKGKKALEEAQRVIYAGSLVNPDILRHCREGIALFDSAGLTLEETVAIMAEGVQKGEKVVRLHTGDPSVYGAIQEQMQCLEEKGITYGVIPGVSSVFAAAAAVKKEFTLPEVSQTLILTRLAGRTPVPEKEDLALLAQHQASMAIFLSVQDIGEVVATLRKGYPPNTPVAVVYRASWPDQHILEGTLETIENQVKEAGIRKHAQILVGDFLRDQGTRSKLYDPEFTHEYRQGRS, via the coding sequence TTGGCTGAGAATATTAATCCGGTTCTCTTTGTAGGAGCCGGTCCCGGGGATCCGGATTTGATCACTTTAAAAGGCAAAAAGGCTCTTGAAGAAGCCCAGCGGGTTATTTATGCGGGATCCTTGGTCAACCCGGATATCCTGCGGCATTGCCGAGAGGGCATAGCTTTATTTGACAGTGCCGGGTTAACCTTGGAAGAGACTGTAGCCATCATGGCGGAAGGGGTACAAAAAGGAGAAAAAGTCGTTCGTTTACACACTGGAGATCCCAGTGTTTATGGAGCCATCCAGGAACAGATGCAATGCCTGGAAGAAAAGGGCATTACCTACGGAGTGATCCCGGGAGTAAGCTCTGTGTTTGCCGCCGCCGCTGCGGTGAAAAAAGAGTTTACCCTGCCTGAGGTCAGCCAGACCTTAATTCTTACACGACTGGCGGGAAGAACCCCGGTGCCGGAAAAGGAAGATCTGGCATTATTGGCTCAACATCAAGCCAGTATGGCGATTTTTCTCAGTGTACAGGATATAGGGGAAGTGGTGGCGACCCTGAGGAAAGGATACCCCCCCAATACACCTGTAGCTGTTGTGTATCGAGCCAGCTGGCCGGATCAACACATTCTGGAGGGTACCTTAGAAACCATTGAAAATCAGGTGAAAGAGGCGGGAATCCGTAAGCATGCACAGATTCTTGTGGGAGATTTTCTCCGGGATCAAGGGACCCGCTCTAAACTGTATGACCCGGAATTTACTCATGAGTATCGGCAAGGACGCTCATGA
- a CDS encoding bifunctional cobalt-precorrin-7 (C(5))-methyltransferase/cobalt-precorrin-6B (C(15))-methyltransferase yields the protein MIQILGIGPGTRAWVSQAVEEMVHQSDVLVGGQRALKLFPDFKGESYRVSGNLAETLETLQRVLQQGKKASVLVSGDPGFYSLLPWLKREFPQEEIQVLPGLSSIQLAFARAGIPWQDAELLSVHGRPLNCLPLHLSRPLGVLTGGENSPQKIAEYYHTYDFNPQISLGNALTYPEERWLNTDAHQLMDLEEDFSNAVMILYPENPEDKSAQSLLSLPKSFGIKDEEFVRGNVPMTKNEIRIQVLAKAEITPSTRVLDVGAGTGSISIEAALLAHRGCVYAIEENPEAQELILKNQEKFRVRNLRLVRGSAPQALQEIPPMDVCIIGGSHGQIREILLQAPLAPGGRVVLTAVTLETLAHGMEALKSLQYEDVDVVSIQAVRWKGIKDIHLAQAQNPVFILSGRKGII from the coding sequence ATGATCCAAATATTGGGGATAGGCCCTGGTACAAGAGCATGGGTTTCCCAGGCTGTTGAAGAAATGGTCCATCAGAGCGATGTTTTGGTAGGAGGGCAACGAGCCTTAAAGCTCTTTCCGGATTTCAAGGGAGAGTCATACCGGGTCAGTGGAAATTTAGCTGAAACCTTGGAAACCTTGCAGAGAGTATTACAGCAGGGAAAAAAGGCAAGTGTCCTGGTTTCTGGCGATCCAGGTTTTTATAGTCTGCTTCCTTGGTTGAAAAGGGAGTTCCCGCAAGAAGAAATCCAGGTGTTGCCTGGCCTTAGCTCCATTCAGCTTGCTTTTGCACGAGCAGGGATCCCCTGGCAGGATGCAGAGTTGCTCAGTGTCCACGGCCGTCCGCTGAATTGCTTACCTTTACATCTCAGCCGCCCCTTGGGAGTTCTCACTGGGGGTGAAAACTCACCTCAGAAGATTGCTGAGTATTATCATACCTATGACTTCAATCCGCAGATCTCTCTTGGCAATGCCTTGACTTATCCGGAAGAGCGTTGGTTAAATACAGATGCTCATCAGCTCATGGATTTGGAAGAAGATTTCTCTAATGCGGTGATGATCCTCTACCCTGAAAATCCAGAGGATAAGTCGGCTCAATCCTTGCTTTCATTGCCTAAGAGCTTTGGTATCAAGGATGAGGAGTTTGTTCGTGGCAATGTTCCCATGACTAAGAATGAGATTCGGATTCAAGTTCTGGCTAAGGCAGAGATTACCCCTTCGACCCGGGTCTTGGATGTGGGAGCAGGGACGGGTAGCATAAGCATTGAAGCGGCGCTTTTAGCTCATCGTGGCTGCGTTTATGCCATAGAAGAAAATCCGGAGGCACAGGAGCTTATTCTGAAGAATCAAGAGAAGTTTCGGGTAAGAAATTTGCGACTGGTTCGTGGATCTGCGCCTCAAGCGTTACAGGAAATCCCCCCTATGGATGTCTGTATTATTGGCGGTAGTCATGGGCAGATTCGGGAGATTTTACTTCAAGCTCCCTTGGCGCCTGGGGGAAGGGTTGTATTGACTGCCGTAACTTTAGAGACATTAGCTCATGGTATGGAAGCCTTAAAAAGCTTGCAATATGAGGATGTTGATGTGGTTTCGATCCAAGCTGTACGCTGGAAGGGTATTAAGGATATTCATCTTGCCCAGGCCCAAAACCCCGTATTTATACTTTCAGGAAGAAAGGGGATTATTTAA
- a CDS encoding cobalt-precorrin 5A hydrolase, producing MKTAIVVLRDQGLRTACRIIEKWPEEEPTLLYLHRRLEGQKRIHETEEPAPCCDPYYFSELKEVLPELWEGSSLLIFIMATGIVVRHIAPYLQGKDRDPAVLVLDEKGEFVISLLSGHLGGANAWAKSVAQWIHAQPVITTATDVQGLTAPDEYARRFGWSVEPLSGLKEVNSLLLEQGYLKVWTDCLPEEHPLRQDPYYHFLKDKDKEHAQLWVTTEQLAAQHERIQGKSRPLHLVPRIFGIGVGCRRGVSREQVIEAIEGSLKQIGISPKSIQGLYSIELKADEAGIIEAARILGIPFHTFSSQEIQSINEQQGLRPSEYVKEKIGVDGVCEAASLLGTSQGELVLPKQKWNGVTVAISKAKSMW from the coding sequence ATGAAAACAGCCATTGTGGTGTTAAGGGATCAGGGCTTAAGGACGGCCTGCCGGATCATCGAGAAATGGCCTGAAGAGGAACCAACCTTACTCTATCTGCACCGGCGTCTTGAGGGTCAGAAGCGCATTCATGAAACAGAAGAGCCTGCCCCTTGCTGCGATCCTTATTATTTTAGTGAGCTGAAAGAAGTCCTTCCTGAACTATGGGAAGGTTCCTCTCTTTTGATTTTTATCATGGCTACGGGGATTGTGGTTCGTCATATTGCTCCTTATCTTCAGGGTAAGGATCGGGATCCGGCCGTATTGGTGCTGGATGAAAAAGGGGAATTTGTAATCTCCCTCTTATCCGGGCATTTAGGAGGAGCCAATGCCTGGGCGAAATCCGTGGCCCAGTGGATCCATGCCCAGCCGGTGATAACCACTGCCACAGATGTGCAAGGGCTGACCGCACCTGATGAGTACGCCCGACGGTTTGGTTGGTCTGTCGAACCTTTATCAGGACTGAAGGAAGTCAATTCTTTGTTGCTGGAGCAGGGTTATCTCAAGGTCTGGACCGATTGCCTGCCCGAGGAACACCCCCTGCGTCAGGACCCTTATTACCATTTCCTTAAGGATAAAGATAAAGAACATGCCCAGCTATGGGTTACAACAGAACAACTTGCGGCTCAGCATGAGCGGATCCAGGGAAAAAGCAGGCCCCTTCATTTGGTGCCAAGGATCTTTGGTATCGGAGTAGGGTGCCGCAGAGGGGTAAGTAGGGAGCAGGTGATCGAAGCCATTGAGGGAAGTCTCAAGCAAATAGGGATATCACCAAAGAGTATTCAGGGGCTATACAGTATTGAATTAAAAGCGGATGAAGCAGGAATTATCGAGGCAGCCCGAATCCTGGGCATACCCTTTCATACCTTTTCATCACAAGAAATACAGAGTATAAATGAACAACAAGGGCTAAGGCCATCGGAATATGTCAAAGAGAAGATTGGAGTGGATGGTGTATGCGAAGCAGCGAGCTTACTGGGAACGAGTCAGGGAGAGTTAGTTCTTCCCAAGCAGAAGTGGAATGGGGTCACGGTGGCCATCAGCAAGGCAAAATCTATGTGGTAG
- a CDS encoding sirohydrochlorin chelatase, producing the protein MDTKFILLGHGSRRKEANQGLVEVAHKVSKILGEEVTPVFMDHQEPSLPEGVLEKIQQGAKKIIIMPLFLFRGMHVTVDIHEEIRELKEKYADVEILFSKELGADDVIAQLASQRIKEALGA; encoded by the coding sequence TTGGACACTAAATTTATTCTTTTAGGTCATGGGAGTCGACGCAAAGAGGCTAATCAGGGATTGGTTGAGGTAGCTCATAAAGTAAGTAAGATTTTGGGAGAAGAGGTAACCCCGGTCTTTATGGACCATCAAGAACCCAGCTTACCTGAAGGGGTCTTGGAAAAGATTCAACAGGGTGCCAAGAAGATTATCATTATGCCTCTCTTTTTATTCCGGGGAATGCATGTCACCGTGGATATCCATGAAGAAATTCGCGAGCTTAAGGAAAAATACGCCGATGTTGAGATTCTATTCAGCAAGGAACTGGGAGCCGATGATGTTATTGCTCAATTGGCAAGCCAAAGAATTAAGGAGGCCTTAGGGGCATGA
- the cobK gene encoding precorrin-6A reductase: MRLFILAGTEDGRELAFELQKHGHEVLVSTLTEYGAEIAERQGLRTCSGALDEHSMERILQEQAIHALIDATHPYAQNIRNLARCVAGKCNLPYFRWERPSGDYPVHPLLHFASNLEDAARLAAQLGKRVFLSTGSKNLRDWVGMSELNDCELYVRVLPTSHVLKQCEEAGLKPYQIIAMQGPFTQKFNEGLWEQLKIDVVITKDSGAIGGTDEKVQACLQLNIPVIVLERPREAQPQLAAEENTLTIEDFIRKVEESFGH, from the coding sequence ATGAGGTTATTCATCCTGGCGGGGACTGAGGATGGCAGGGAATTAGCATTTGAATTACAAAAACATGGTCATGAGGTTCTGGTTTCTACTTTAACGGAATACGGTGCCGAAATCGCTGAGCGTCAAGGTCTACGTACCTGTTCGGGTGCTCTGGATGAACATTCCATGGAGAGGATTCTGCAGGAACAGGCCATTCACGCCCTGATTGATGCCACTCACCCTTATGCCCAAAATATCCGGAACTTAGCCCGGTGCGTTGCCGGTAAATGTAATCTTCCCTATTTTCGCTGGGAGCGTCCTTCAGGGGATTATCCTGTTCACCCTCTCCTTCATTTTGCCTCCAATCTTGAGGATGCTGCCCGATTGGCAGCCCAACTGGGTAAGCGGGTTTTTCTCAGTACCGGAAGCAAAAACCTCCGGGATTGGGTGGGGATGTCTGAATTAAACGACTGCGAGCTTTATGTACGGGTGCTTCCCACCTCCCATGTTCTAAAGCAATGTGAAGAGGCAGGATTGAAACCCTATCAGATTATAGCTATGCAGGGACCGTTTACTCAGAAATTTAATGAGGGACTCTGGGAGCAGTTAAAGATTGATGTGGTGATTACCAAGGATAGCGGTGCCATCGGTGGTACGGATGAGAAAGTCCAGGCCTGCCTGCAGCTGAACATTCCTGTTATTGTCTTGGAACGACCTCGGGAAGCCCAACCGCAGTTGGCGGCTGAAGAGAATACATTGACGATTGAAGATTTTATAAGAAAGGTGGAAGAGAGCTTTGGACACTAA
- the ftsH gene encoding ATP-dependent zinc metalloprotease FtsH produces MNGKQTPKKPLIYYSLIALLILLFLNAFVFPELLKRQITQVDYGSFLSYLESGAISEVEVQDNQIAFVTKDSTGKETVFVTGAMDDPELVNRLKAAGVDKYSQVIPRENSPLMNFLLTWILPMILLFGLWHLLGNLMQKKMGGGMNAMTFGKSNAKIYVQAQTGKTFADVAGQDEAKEALTEIVDFLHDPSRYAAIGANLPKGVLLVGPPGTGKTLLARAVAGEAKVPFFSISGSEFVEMFVGMGAAKVRDLFKQANEKAPCIVFIDEIDTIGKKRDGGSFGGGNDEREQTLNQLLSEMDGFDGKKGVVILAATNRPESLDKALLRPGRFDRRIPVELPDLAGREAILRVHGQKVKMEPSIDFKTIARATAGASGAELANIINEGALRAVRCGRSRVNQSDLEESVEVVIAGYQRKGAVISHREKEIVAFHEIGHALVAAKQTDSAPVHKITIIPRTSGALGYTMQVEEDERVLMSKEEAFNKITTFTGGRAAEELIFGTYTSGASNDIEQATKIARAMVTRLGMSKNFDMMALETVNNPYLGSDTSLMCSPETAAKIDEEILSIIKSAHQKAFGILKENIDKLHELARFLLEKETITGEEFMAVLSR; encoded by the coding sequence ATGAACGGAAAACAAACCCCGAAGAAACCGCTTATCTATTATTCCCTGATTGCCTTGTTAATTCTTCTGTTCCTTAATGCTTTTGTTTTTCCAGAATTGCTTAAAAGACAAATTACTCAAGTGGATTATGGCTCTTTCCTGTCTTATCTTGAGAGTGGAGCGATTTCTGAAGTCGAAGTTCAGGATAATCAGATTGCTTTTGTGACCAAAGACTCCACAGGTAAAGAAACTGTCTTTGTTACAGGTGCCATGGATGATCCCGAATTGGTTAATCGCCTTAAGGCTGCCGGAGTGGATAAATATTCTCAGGTTATCCCCCGGGAAAACTCGCCCTTAATGAACTTTCTCTTGACTTGGATTCTTCCCATGATCTTATTATTTGGACTTTGGCATTTGCTGGGCAATCTGATGCAGAAAAAGATGGGCGGCGGCATGAATGCCATGACCTTTGGCAAGAGTAATGCTAAAATCTATGTTCAAGCCCAGACGGGCAAGACCTTTGCCGATGTAGCGGGTCAGGATGAGGCGAAAGAAGCCCTCACGGAAATAGTGGATTTTCTTCACGACCCCAGCCGTTATGCAGCCATTGGAGCGAATTTGCCTAAAGGGGTTCTTTTGGTAGGGCCTCCGGGAACGGGGAAGACCTTGCTGGCAAGGGCTGTTGCCGGAGAGGCTAAAGTCCCCTTTTTCTCCATATCCGGGAGCGAATTTGTAGAGATGTTTGTGGGAATGGGTGCTGCAAAAGTCAGAGATTTATTTAAACAAGCCAATGAAAAAGCCCCCTGCATCGTTTTTATCGACGAGATTGATACTATCGGGAAAAAACGTGATGGAGGATCTTTCGGAGGAGGTAATGATGAGCGGGAACAAACCTTGAATCAACTTTTGTCCGAAATGGATGGCTTTGATGGGAAGAAGGGTGTTGTGATTCTCGCGGCTACCAACCGGCCGGAATCACTGGATAAGGCTTTATTGCGCCCTGGACGCTTTGATCGCCGAATCCCTGTAGAGCTTCCGGATTTGGCAGGCCGAGAAGCCATTTTAAGGGTTCATGGACAAAAGGTGAAAATGGAACCCTCTATCGACTTTAAAACTATCGCCCGAGCCACTGCCGGAGCATCCGGGGCTGAGCTGGCTAATATTATCAATGAAGGGGCTTTGCGGGCTGTTCGTTGTGGGAGAAGCCGGGTGAACCAAAGCGATTTGGAGGAGTCTGTGGAAGTCGTTATTGCAGGCTATCAGAGGAAAGGGGCAGTGATTTCTCATCGAGAAAAAGAGATTGTTGCTTTCCATGAGATTGGTCACGCTTTAGTGGCGGCCAAACAAACTGATTCTGCACCCGTTCATAAGATTACCATCATTCCGAGGACTTCCGGTGCCTTGGGTTACACTATGCAAGTGGAAGAGGATGAGCGTGTTCTGATGAGCAAGGAGGAGGCGTTCAATAAAATCACGACCTTTACAGGAGGCCGGGCAGCCGAAGAATTGATCTTCGGAACCTATACTTCAGGAGCCTCCAATGATATTGAACAAGCGACCAAAATCGCCCGCGCCATGGTTACCCGTCTGGGGATGAGCAAGAATTTTGATATGATGGCCTTAGAAACAGTGAATAATCCTTATCTTGGTAGCGATACCTCTTTGATGTGTTCCCCTGAAACCGCAGCCAAAATTGATGAGGAAATCCTATCCATCATTAAAAGTGCCCATCAAAAGGCCTTCGGAATCTTAAAAGAGAATATTGACAAACTCCATGAGTTGGCGCGTTTTTTGTTAGAGAAAGAAACCATCACCGGAGAAGAATTTATGGCGGTGCTCTCAAGGTAA
- a CDS encoding precorrin-8X methylmutase, translating into MKGFITDPLQIERESMRIIRGYLQQDWTEKELKIVERCIHTSGDPTLESVIRIHPQGIEAGLKSLQQGAPVITDVEMVRAGIAKKQLSQLGGTAECFLSDPRVADQAVELGITRSMAALRLNKERLKGAIVAIGNAPTALLEVLELAKDPETRPALVVGIPVGFVGAKESKDLLWEEHPELPSITILGNRGGSPLAATCVNALIYLAVNREI; encoded by the coding sequence ATGAAGGGATTTATCACCGACCCGCTGCAAATTGAACGGGAAAGCATGCGGATCATTCGTGGATACTTGCAACAGGATTGGACTGAGAAGGAGTTAAAAATCGTGGAGCGCTGTATTCATACCAGTGGGGATCCTACCCTGGAATCGGTCATCCGCATTCACCCTCAAGGGATTGAGGCCGGACTTAAGTCACTGCAGCAAGGGGCTCCAGTGATTACAGATGTAGAAATGGTCAGAGCAGGAATTGCTAAGAAGCAATTGTCTCAGTTAGGCGGCACTGCAGAATGTTTTCTCAGTGATCCCCGGGTTGCGGATCAAGCGGTGGAATTGGGAATTACCCGCTCCATGGCAGCTCTACGTTTGAATAAAGAACGTTTGAAGGGGGCTATCGTGGCTATCGGCAATGCTCCCACTGCTTTGCTGGAGGTACTGGAGTTAGCCAAAGATCCCGAGACCCGACCTGCATTAGTCGTCGGGATACCGGTTGGCTTTGTGGGAGCTAAGGAATCCAAGGACCTGCTTTGGGAAGAGCATCCAGAGCTTCCTTCTATTACAATCTTAGGGAATCGAGGGGGAAGCCCTTTAGCAGCAACCTGTGTCAACGCCTTGATCTATCTCGCCGTAAATCGAGAGATCTAA
- the cbiD gene encoding cobalt-precorrin-5B (C(1))-methyltransferase CbiD, with product MRKEMKDRHSWKMGFTTGSCAAGAAKAACFLLKGLNQGTQVDIPLPQGERLQLSIHRWEMEKDIARVGIIKDAGDDPDVTHGLEVVAQVRVLSEKGEILIRGGQGIGVVTKKGLQIPPGESAINPVPRSMIQAAVREVFPQEEVLVVIEVPDGEELASKTLNPRLGIRGGLSILGTTGIVRPMSEEAFKNSILPELDQAVAYGHKAIVLTPGNYGFRAATAELKVPEEAIIQMANFVGFLLEEAAYRKIEKVLLFGHIGKLIKVAGGIFHTHTHVADARMEILVAHAALNGIDRNFLQTIAEYPTVEGAAEEIRTKGWGNLLFKLAERASCRAQEHVHGEVQVGTAFTLLNGEIIAWDDQAKEICKEFWHWPQIEKEFR from the coding sequence ATGAGGAAAGAGATGAAGGACAGGCATTCATGGAAAATGGGCTTTACTACGGGCAGCTGTGCAGCCGGGGCGGCAAAAGCCGCATGCTTCTTACTGAAAGGATTAAATCAAGGAACACAAGTAGATATCCCACTGCCCCAAGGGGAACGGCTTCAATTATCCATACATCGATGGGAAATGGAAAAGGATATAGCTCGTGTAGGTATTATCAAAGATGCAGGGGATGATCCTGATGTCACCCATGGTTTGGAAGTGGTAGCTCAAGTGCGGGTTCTTTCTGAAAAAGGAGAAATCCTCATTCGCGGGGGTCAAGGTATTGGCGTCGTTACCAAAAAAGGACTTCAGATTCCTCCAGGGGAAAGCGCTATTAACCCTGTTCCCCGGTCAATGATTCAGGCAGCGGTACGAGAAGTATTTCCCCAGGAAGAAGTCCTGGTGGTGATTGAGGTGCCTGATGGAGAAGAGCTTGCTTCGAAGACCCTGAATCCTCGTTTGGGAATTAGGGGAGGGCTATCGATTTTAGGCACAACAGGTATAGTTCGGCCTATGTCAGAGGAAGCGTTCAAGAATTCTATTCTGCCTGAGCTGGATCAAGCCGTTGCTTATGGACATAAAGCCATTGTTCTAACTCCTGGCAATTATGGTTTCAGAGCAGCTACGGCGGAACTGAAAGTTCCTGAGGAAGCCATTATTCAGATGGCCAATTTTGTGGGCTTTCTGCTGGAGGAGGCTGCCTATCGCAAGATCGAGAAAGTGCTTCTCTTTGGTCATATTGGTAAATTGATTAAAGTAGCCGGGGGGATTTTCCATACCCATACCCATGTTGCCGATGCCCGGATGGAAATTTTAGTGGCTCATGCCGCACTGAATGGTATTGACCGGAACTTTTTGCAGACCATAGCGGAGTATCCAACGGTTGAAGGTGCTGCTGAAGAAATTCGTACCAAGGGTTGGGGAAATCTTCTGTTTAAATTAGCAGAAAGGGCGAGTTGTCGGGCTCAAGAGCATGTGCATGGGGAAGTGCAGGTGGGAACCGCCTTTACTTTGCTTAACGGTGAGATCATTGCCTGGGATGATCAGGCCAAAGAGATCTGCAAAGAATTTTGGCATTGGCCGCAGATAGAGAAGGAATTTAGGTAA